One stretch of Candidatus Hydrogenedentota bacterium DNA includes these proteins:
- a CDS encoding helix-turn-helix transcriptional regulator, which yields MIYEIDGLTERMGHALRVVRVLRCKKQGDLAKTMKVSQATVSALEKGETASITTFASAAYALGINLAHLVSIAETDLNELDQIESDVVRQLSKLNEPKWVRSVHVGSSLERI from the coding sequence ATGATTTATGAAATCGATGGACTTACAGAGCGAATGGGGCACGCACTACGAGTGGTAAGGGTGCTTCGCTGCAAGAAGCAAGGTGACCTAGCAAAAACCATGAAAGTTTCCCAAGCCACCGTCTCAGCGCTTGAGAAAGGAGAAACTGCCTCAATTACAACTTTCGCAAGCGCAGCATACGCGCTAGGCATTAACCTCGCTCATTTGGTGTCTATCGCAGAAACAGATTTGAACGAACTCGACCAAATCGAATCGGACGTAGTTAGGCAACTGTCGAAGCTCAACGAGCCGAAATGGGTACGATCTGTACACGTCGGGAGCAGCCTAGAACGAATCTGA